In one Juglans regia cultivar Chandler chromosome 11, Walnut 2.0, whole genome shotgun sequence genomic region, the following are encoded:
- the LOC108997278 gene encoding ycf20-like protein, whose product MAFRLGAMMLRPGLSPMEIESPALAHNCCFQSSFISGQNSEKIAMKSVTFLRGFQTRRYGWKIAFALDTGGIPGNGGQESIDGNGPGLGGTRLGRIVSAGGRQLLEKLNSARKNFPMKIFLLLLGFYTANALATILGQTGDWDVLVAGVVVAAIEGIGVLMYRKPSPLATGRLQSFVGMVNYWKAGVCLGLFVDAFKLGS is encoded by the exons ATGGCATTTCGACTGGGAGCGATGATGCTACGGCCAGGTTTATCACCGATGGAGATTGAAAGCCCCGCCCTCGCCCACAACTGTTGCTTTCAATCAAGTTTTATCAGCGGCCAAAATTCAGAAAAGATTGCTATGAAGTCTGTAACTTTTCTTCGGGG TTTTCAGACGAGAAGATATGGGTGGAAAATAGCCTTTGCACTTGACACGGGTGGGATTCCTGGTAATGGTGGGCAAGAGAGCATCGATGGCAATGGCCCTGGTCTTGGTGGCACTCGATTGGGCAGAATAGTGAGTGCAGGTGGAAGACAGCTATTGGAGAAGCTGAATTCAGCAAGAAAGAACTTTCCCATGAAGATATTCCTGCTTCTTTTGGGTTTCTACACGGCAAATGCGTTGGCAACAATCCTTGGACAGACTGGGGATTGGGATGTACTCGTTGCAGGTGTAGTTGTTGCTGCCATTGAGGGGATTGGTGTGCTTATGTACAGAAAGCCTTCTCCTCTGGCTACTGGGAGGTTGCAGTCTTTTGTTGGGATGGTAAATTACTGGAAAGCAGGAGTGTGCCTGGGTTTATTTGTGGATGCTTTTAAACTGGGTAGTTAA